A genomic segment from Bradyrhizobium sp. ISRA430 encodes:
- a CDS encoding CAP domain-containing protein → MRAAAAILILLLLSGCAGNEAPIQQPSMYADMAVPGAKLDAQAAAVMISQYRQNNGLGTVIIDPDLTMLAESQSNAMAAANKMDHDVRAPLGKRLNAGGYPATVAVENISAGYHTLAEAFSGWRDSPPHRANMLKSGVTKLGIAASYAPGTKYKVFWTMILASTDPR, encoded by the coding sequence ATGCGCGCCGCGGCCGCAATTCTCATTCTTTTGCTGCTCTCCGGCTGTGCGGGCAACGAAGCGCCGATCCAGCAACCGTCCATGTATGCGGACATGGCGGTCCCGGGCGCGAAGCTCGATGCGCAGGCGGCCGCAGTGATGATCTCGCAGTACCGGCAGAACAACGGGCTCGGCACCGTCATCATCGACCCCGACCTGACGATGCTCGCCGAATCCCAGTCCAACGCCATGGCGGCGGCGAACAAGATGGACCATGACGTCCGCGCACCCCTGGGCAAGCGCCTCAATGCAGGCGGCTATCCGGCCACCGTCGCGGTCGAGAACATCTCGGCCGGCTATCATACGCTGGCAGAAGCGTTTTCCGGCTGGCGCGACTCGCCTCCGCACCGGGCCAACATGCTCAAGAGCGGTGTCACAAAATTGGGCATAGCGGCGAGCTACGCTCCGGGCACCAAATACAAGGTGTTCTGGACCATGATCCTGGCCTCGACCGACCCCCGATAA
- a CDS encoding sulfate ABC transporter ATP-binding protein, giving the protein MTIEVRNLVKKFGSFAALDGVDLKVDNGELLALLGPSGSGKTTLLRIIAGLDWPDAGEVSFNGEDALAQGARERHVGFVFQHYALFRHMTVFENVAFGLRVQRRAIRKNESTIRARVKELLDLVQLDWLADRYPSQLSGGQRQRIALARALAIEPRFLLLDEPFGALDAKVRKELRKWLRSLHHEINVTSIFVTHDQEEALEVADRVVVMDRGKIEQIGSPDEVYDNPATAFVHGFIGESIVLPVEVAGGAVRLGDRPLNLIAEGITPGASRLFVRRHDMLVGPAGSGAFEGAVQQVRNFGPVQRAEVALFGGETIEIDAPRDKELRAGDTIGLEPRRYRIFAG; this is encoded by the coding sequence GTGACCATTGAAGTCAGGAATCTCGTCAAGAAGTTCGGCAGCTTCGCGGCGCTCGATGGCGTCGACCTCAAGGTCGACAATGGCGAATTGCTGGCACTGCTCGGCCCATCCGGCTCCGGCAAGACGACGTTGCTTCGGATCATCGCCGGACTCGACTGGCCTGATGCCGGCGAAGTCTCCTTCAATGGCGAGGACGCGCTGGCGCAGGGCGCGCGCGAGCGCCACGTCGGCTTCGTATTCCAGCACTACGCGCTGTTCCGCCATATGACGGTGTTCGAGAACGTCGCCTTCGGCCTGCGCGTGCAGCGGCGCGCCATCCGCAAGAATGAATCGACCATTCGTGCGCGCGTCAAAGAGCTGCTCGACCTCGTGCAGCTCGACTGGCTCGCCGACCGCTATCCGAGCCAGCTCTCCGGCGGCCAGCGCCAGCGCATCGCGCTTGCCCGTGCGCTCGCGATCGAGCCGCGCTTTCTGCTGCTCGACGAGCCGTTCGGCGCGCTCGATGCGAAGGTACGAAAAGAACTGCGCAAATGGCTGCGCTCGCTGCACCACGAGATCAACGTCACCTCGATCTTCGTCACCCACGACCAGGAGGAGGCGCTCGAAGTCGCCGACCGCGTCGTGGTGATGGACAGGGGCAAGATCGAGCAGATCGGCTCGCCCGACGAGGTCTACGACAATCCCGCCACCGCCTTCGTGCACGGCTTCATCGGCGAATCCATCGTGCTGCCGGTCGAGGTGGCGGGTGGAGCAGTCCGGCTCGGCGATCGCCCGCTCAATCTGATAGCCGAGGGCATCACGCCTGGCGCGTCACGACTGTTCGTGAGGCGACATGACATGCTGGTCGGCCCGGCCGGCAGCGGAGCCTTTGAGGGCGCCGTGCAGCAGGTCCGGAATTTCGGCCCGGTGCAGCGAGCCGAAGTGGCGCTGTTCGGTGGCGAAACCATCGAGATCGACGCCCCCCGCGACAAGGAACTTCGCGCCGGCGACACGATCGGCCTCGAGCCCCGTCGTTACCGGATATTTGCGGGCTAA
- the cysW gene encoding sulfate ABC transporter permease subunit CysW, producing MTMQIADIVSLSSSQAKARAHAAAAQDNLRTEPKAVRIAIITLAVLFLTVFVVLPLVVVFTQAFSKGILAYLAALSEPEALAAIKLTLLVALISVGLNLVFGLVAAWAIAKFDFKGKTFLITLIDLPFSVSPVISGLVFVLLFGAQGYFGGALREHNIQILFAVPGIALATTFVTFPFVARALIPLMQEQGTQEEEAAISLGASGLQTFFRVTLPNIKWGVLYGVLLCNARAMGEFGAVSVVSGHIRGETNTMPLLVEILYNEYQFVAAFAIASLLAMLALITLIAKTVLERHLREGHDDRDH from the coding sequence ATGACCATGCAGATCGCAGATATCGTCTCGCTCTCGTCGTCGCAAGCGAAGGCGCGTGCGCACGCGGCGGCCGCGCAGGACAACCTCCGCACCGAACCGAAGGCGGTGCGCATCGCCATCATCACGCTTGCAGTCCTCTTCCTTACCGTCTTCGTCGTGCTGCCGCTGGTGGTGGTATTCACGCAGGCGTTCTCGAAGGGCATCCTGGCCTATCTTGCTGCGCTCTCCGAGCCCGAGGCGCTGGCTGCGATCAAGCTGACGCTGCTGGTTGCCTTGATCTCGGTCGGCCTCAATCTCGTATTCGGCCTGGTCGCGGCCTGGGCGATCGCCAAATTCGACTTCAAGGGCAAGACCTTCCTGATCACGCTGATCGACCTGCCGTTCTCGGTGAGCCCGGTGATCTCGGGCCTCGTCTTCGTGCTGTTGTTCGGCGCGCAAGGCTACTTCGGCGGTGCCTTGCGCGAGCACAATATCCAGATCCTGTTCGCGGTGCCCGGCATTGCGCTGGCGACCACCTTCGTGACCTTCCCGTTCGTCGCGCGCGCGCTGATCCCGCTGATGCAGGAGCAGGGCACGCAGGAGGAGGAGGCCGCGATCTCGCTCGGCGCCTCGGGCCTGCAGACCTTCTTCCGCGTCACGCTGCCCAACATCAAATGGGGCGTGCTCTACGGCGTCCTGCTCTGCAACGCGCGCGCCATGGGCGAGTTCGGCGCGGTGTCGGTCGTCTCCGGCCACATCCGCGGCGAGACCAACACCATGCCGCTGCTGGTCGAGATTCTCTACAACGAGTACCAGTTCGTTGCCGCCTTTGCGATCGCCTCGCTGCTCGCGATGCTGGCGCTGATCACGCTGATCGCCAAGACCGTTCTCGAACGTCATCTGCGCGAAGGACACGACGACCGTGACCATTGA
- the cysT gene encoding sulfate ABC transporter permease subunit CysT has product MSAIATRRRTLPGFGLTMGLTLSWLSIIVLIPLAGLFLKSLELSPEQFWNILSSRRTLNALRVSFGLAFAAACVNLVMGSIIVWALVRYRFPGRRLFDAIVDVPFALPTAVAGVALTSLFAEKGWLGAPLAALGIKVAFTPLGIFVAMIFIGIPFVVRTVQPVLQDLDPEIEEAAGSLGASRWQTIVRVILPSLAPALLTGLALAFARAVGEYGSVIFIAGNLPNVSEIAPLLIVIRLSEFRYADATAIAAVMLVVSFVVIFAVNRLQRWAHTRIPAR; this is encoded by the coding sequence GTGAGCGCAATCGCAACACGACGCCGGACGTTGCCGGGCTTCGGTCTCACGATGGGACTGACGCTGTCCTGGCTGTCGATCATCGTCCTGATTCCGCTCGCCGGGCTGTTCCTGAAGTCGCTCGAGCTTAGCCCCGAGCAGTTCTGGAACATTCTCTCCAGCCGCCGCACCCTGAACGCATTACGGGTCTCGTTCGGACTCGCCTTCGCGGCGGCCTGCGTCAATCTGGTCATGGGCAGCATCATCGTCTGGGCGCTGGTGCGCTACCGCTTCCCCGGCCGGCGGCTGTTCGATGCCATTGTCGACGTGCCGTTCGCGCTGCCGACGGCGGTTGCCGGTGTCGCGCTGACCTCGCTGTTCGCCGAGAAGGGTTGGCTGGGCGCACCGCTCGCTGCCCTCGGCATCAAGGTGGCGTTCACGCCGCTCGGCATCTTCGTTGCCATGATCTTCATCGGCATTCCCTTTGTGGTCCGCACCGTGCAGCCGGTGCTCCAGGATCTCGATCCCGAGATCGAGGAGGCCGCAGGTAGTTTAGGGGCGAGCCGCTGGCAGACCATCGTCCGCGTGATCCTGCCCTCGCTCGCGCCCGCGCTGCTGACTGGACTTGCGCTCGCCTTTGCGCGCGCCGTTGGCGAATATGGCTCGGTGATCTTCATTGCCGGCAATCTGCCCAACGTCTCCGAGATCGCGCCGCTCCTGATCGTGATCCGGCTCTCCGAATTCCGCTATGCCGATGCGACCGCGATCGCGGCCGTCATGCTCGTCGTGTCATTCGTGGTCATCTTCGCGGTGAACCGGTTGCAACGCTGGGCGCATACCCGGATTCCGGCACGTTGA
- a CDS encoding sulfate ABC transporter substrate-binding protein has product MMRRIVPLAAGLLWASSALAADINLLNVSYDPTRELYVEFNKAFSRVYQKETGKSVEIKQSHGGSGSQARAVIDGLQADVVTLALAYDIDAIAAKGLTAADWQKRLPQNSSPYTSTIVFLVRKGNPKGIKDWDDLLKPGVAVITPNPKTSGGARWNYLAAWGFAQKKYGSADKAKDFIGKLYQQVPVLDTGARGATVTFVERGVGDVLLAWENEAFLALKEFGAEKFEIVAPPQSILAEPPVAIVDKVADKKGTRNAADAYLQYWYTREGQEIAARNFYRPRDPEIAKKYESSFAKVELFTIDDVFGGWTKAQREHFADGGVFDQIYKN; this is encoded by the coding sequence ATGATGCGTCGTATCGTTCCGCTCGCTGCAGGACTGCTCTGGGCAAGCTCGGCTCTCGCCGCTGACATCAATCTGTTGAACGTGTCGTACGATCCGACGCGCGAGCTCTACGTCGAATTCAACAAGGCGTTTTCACGCGTCTATCAGAAGGAGACCGGCAAGAGCGTCGAGATCAAACAGTCGCACGGCGGCAGCGGTTCACAGGCGCGCGCGGTGATCGACGGATTGCAGGCCGATGTCGTGACGCTCGCGCTCGCCTACGACATCGACGCCATTGCCGCCAAGGGGCTCACTGCCGCCGACTGGCAGAAGCGGTTGCCGCAGAATTCATCACCCTACACCTCGACCATCGTCTTCCTGGTGCGCAAGGGCAATCCCAAGGGCATCAAGGACTGGGACGATCTGCTCAAGCCCGGCGTTGCCGTGATCACGCCGAACCCGAAGACCTCGGGCGGCGCGCGCTGGAATTATCTGGCGGCCTGGGGTTTTGCGCAGAAGAAGTATGGTTCGGCCGACAAAGCCAAGGACTTCATCGGAAAACTCTACCAGCAGGTTCCGGTGCTCGATACCGGTGCGCGCGGCGCGACCGTGACCTTCGTCGAGCGCGGCGTCGGCGACGTCTTGCTCGCCTGGGAGAACGAGGCGTTCCTCGCCCTGAAGGAGTTCGGCGCGGAGAAGTTCGAGATCGTGGCGCCGCCGCAGTCGATCCTCGCCGAACCGCCGGTCGCGATCGTCGACAAGGTTGCCGACAAGAAGGGCACCCGCAACGCCGCCGATGCCTATCTCCAGTACTGGTACACGAGGGAAGGCCAGGAGATCGCCGCGCGCAATTTCTACCGTCCGCGCGATCCGGAGATCGCCAAGAAGTACGAAAGCTCGTTCGCCAAGGTCGAGCTATTCACGATCGATGACGTGTTCGGCGGCTGGACCAAGGCGCAGCGGGAACATTTCGCCGATGGCGGCGTCTTCGATCAGATATACAAGAACTGA
- a CDS encoding phosphoadenylyl-sulfate reductase: protein MNAIAPQVSSTPVSALPSAEELARSLRDASPAEIIAAALKAVGRDKLALVSSFGTESATLLKVMADVDAAIPVIFLDTGWLFEETLAYRDTLIATLGLQDVRSIKPAEETLSREDPDRELWFSDPDACCRIRKVEPLARALKPFSAWINGRKRFQGNARADIPVVEDDGARLKFNPFANVSREELEAIFIRAKLPRHPLVASGFLSVGCMPCTSRTAEGEDSRAGRWRGRTKTECGIHTMKIS, encoded by the coding sequence GTGAACGCGATCGCGCCTCAGGTTTCGTCCACGCCGGTATCCGCATTGCCCTCGGCGGAAGAACTCGCCCGCAGCCTGCGCGATGCGTCACCCGCGGAGATCATCGCCGCGGCGCTGAAGGCGGTTGGCCGCGACAAGCTCGCACTCGTCTCGTCCTTCGGCACGGAATCGGCAACGCTGCTCAAGGTGATGGCGGACGTCGATGCCGCCATCCCCGTGATCTTCCTCGATACCGGCTGGTTGTTCGAGGAGACGCTGGCCTACCGCGACACGCTGATTGCGACGCTCGGGCTGCAGGACGTCCGTTCGATCAAGCCGGCGGAGGAGACACTGTCGCGCGAGGATCCGGACCGCGAGCTCTGGTTCTCCGATCCGGACGCCTGCTGCCGCATCCGCAAGGTCGAGCCGCTGGCGCGTGCGCTAAAGCCGTTCTCGGCCTGGATCAATGGCCGCAAGCGCTTCCAGGGCAACGCGCGCGCCGACATTCCAGTGGTCGAGGACGATGGCGCGCGGTTGAAGTTCAATCCCTTCGCGAATGTCTCGCGCGAGGAGTTGGAAGCGATTTTCATCCGCGCCAAATTGCCGCGGCACCCTTTGGTCGCGTCAGGATTCCTGTCCGTTGGCTGCATGCCTTGCACCAGCCGGACGGCCGAAGGCGAGGATTCCCGCGCCGGCCGGTGGCGCGGCCGGACCAAGACAGAATGCGGCATTCACACGATGAAGATTTCGTAG
- a CDS encoding DUF934 domain-containing protein, translating to MPLVNGGKIVDDSFTKLAVDTPLPESGDILVPAERFLSDAEAFLARAGKVGVIWPNNRDVDELVPYLGRLAAVALVFPTFRDGRAYSQARLLRERFDYRGELRATGQVLRDQFVFMLRAGFDAFDVKKQADAEAFMQTAKRYSVFYQPTGDGRITALHRRMQLRHSEGVGT from the coding sequence ATGCCACTCGTTAACGGCGGAAAGATCGTCGACGACAGCTTCACCAAGCTCGCCGTCGACACGCCGCTGCCCGAAAGCGGCGACATCCTGGTGCCGGCTGAGCGCTTCCTCAGCGATGCGGAGGCCTTCCTCGCGCGCGCCGGCAAGGTCGGCGTGATCTGGCCGAACAACCGCGACGTCGACGAGCTCGTGCCCTATCTCGGCAGGCTTGCGGCGGTGGCGCTGGTGTTTCCGACCTTCCGTGATGGACGCGCCTACAGCCAGGCGCGGCTCTTGCGCGAGCGCTTCGACTATCGCGGCGAGCTGCGCGCAACCGGACAGGTGCTGCGCGACCAGTTCGTGTTCATGCTGCGCGCGGGCTTCGATGCCTTCGACGTCAAGAAGCAGGCCGACGCGGAAGCCTTCATGCAGACCGCCAAGCGCTATTCGGTGTTCTATCAGCCGACCGGAGATGGCCGCATCACGGCGCTGCACCGGCGCATGCAGCTCCGCCATTCCGAGGGTGTTGGCACGTGA
- a CDS encoding nitrite/sulfite reductase, with protein sequence MYAYDEIDRTLVNERVSEFRDQVKRRLSGELTEDEFKLLRLQNGVYLQLHAYMFRVAIPYGTLASKQLRRLAHVARTYDRGYGHFTTRQNIQFNWIKLAELPDALADLAEVGIHAMQTSGNNMRNVTSDQWAGVAPGEIEDPRIWSELIRQHTTLHPEFSFLPRKFKIAITASDHDRAAIKIHDIGLRLVRNEKGETGFEVLVGGGLGRTPFIAKTIKHFVHGRDILSYIEAILRVYNQYGRRDNIYKARIKILVHELGIEKFSREVEDEWQHIRNSSLQIDDEVIEDIRSRFTYPAYEKLPHMPDELRQAAADPDFEAWRKNSVAAHKVQGYSIVTISLKPTGKPPGDATAEQMDALADLADKYSFGEIRVGHEQNLALPHVAKRDLPALWKALDKLGLATPNVNLITDIIACPGLDYCSLANARSIPIAQELTRRFANHELANLIGRLHINISGCINACGHHHVGHIGILGVEKNGEEVYQITIGGRADENAALGNLIGPGVKFDEVADVVEDVVEAYLALRERPEELFIDTVKRLGVEPFKERVYATR encoded by the coding sequence ATGTACGCTTACGATGAAATCGACCGCACGCTGGTCAACGAGCGTGTCTCGGAATTTCGCGACCAGGTGAAGCGGCGCCTTTCCGGCGAGCTCACCGAGGACGAATTCAAGCTCCTGCGGCTTCAGAACGGCGTCTATCTGCAACTGCACGCCTATATGTTCCGCGTCGCGATTCCCTATGGCACGTTGGCGTCGAAGCAGTTGCGACGACTGGCGCATGTCGCGCGGACCTACGATCGCGGCTACGGCCATTTCACCACGCGGCAGAACATCCAGTTCAACTGGATCAAGCTCGCCGAGCTGCCGGATGCGCTGGCCGATCTCGCCGAGGTCGGCATCCATGCGATGCAGACTTCCGGCAACAACATGCGCAATGTCACCTCGGACCAATGGGCCGGCGTCGCCCCGGGCGAGATCGAGGATCCCCGCATCTGGTCGGAGCTGATCCGCCAGCACACCACGCTGCATCCCGAGTTCTCGTTCCTGCCGCGAAAGTTCAAGATCGCGATCACCGCGTCGGACCATGACCGCGCCGCGATCAAGATTCACGACATCGGCCTCAGGCTGGTCAGGAACGAGAAGGGCGAGACCGGTTTCGAAGTGCTGGTTGGCGGCGGTCTCGGCCGCACGCCGTTCATCGCCAAGACCATCAAGCATTTCGTGCATGGCCGCGATATCCTGAGCTATATCGAGGCGATCTTACGCGTCTACAACCAGTACGGCCGCCGCGACAACATCTACAAGGCGCGCATCAAGATCCTGGTGCACGAGCTCGGCATCGAGAAATTCTCCCGCGAGGTCGAGGACGAGTGGCAGCACATTCGCAACTCCTCGCTCCAGATCGACGATGAGGTGATCGAGGACATCCGCTCGCGCTTCACCTATCCGGCCTATGAGAAGCTCCCGCACATGCCGGACGAGCTGCGCCAGGCCGCGGCCGATCCGGACTTCGAGGCGTGGCGCAAGAACTCGGTCGCCGCGCACAAGGTCCAGGGCTATTCCATCGTCACGATCTCGCTGAAGCCGACCGGCAAGCCTCCGGGCGATGCCACTGCCGAGCAGATGGATGCACTCGCCGATCTCGCCGACAAATATTCCTTCGGCGAAATCCGCGTCGGCCACGAGCAGAACCTGGCGTTGCCGCACGTCGCCAAGCGCGACCTGCCGGCGCTGTGGAAGGCGCTCGACAAGCTCGGGCTGGCTACGCCGAACGTCAACCTGATCACCGACATCATCGCCTGCCCCGGGCTCGACTATTGCTCGCTGGCGAATGCGCGCTCGATCCCGATCGCGCAGGAGTTGACGCGGCGGTTCGCCAATCACGAGCTCGCCAACCTGATCGGGCGGCTGCACATCAACATCTCGGGCTGCATCAATGCCTGCGGCCATCACCATGTCGGCCATATCGGCATTCTCGGCGTCGAGAAGAACGGCGAGGAGGTCTATCAGATCACCATCGGTGGCCGCGCCGACGAGAATGCCGCGCTCGGCAATCTGATCGGCCCCGGCGTGAAATTCGACGAGGTCGCCGACGTCGTCGAGGACGTCGTGGAAGCCTATCTCGCGTTGCGCGAACGTCCGGAAGAGCTGTTCATCGACACGGTGAAACGTCTCGGCGTCGAGCCCTTCAAGGAGCGTGTCTATGCCACTCGTTAA
- a CDS encoding DUF2849 domain-containing protein, which translates to MTSPLEQKKIRIAGPSVVTANRTWDGAVVYRTAAKDWSADLSQAAIVCNSDDAKALLAESVADDVGAVGAYIAPVQVGDDGKIEPGNLREQIRRTGVTIGQPVQA; encoded by the coding sequence ATGACCTCCCCACTTGAACAGAAGAAGATCCGCATCGCCGGCCCCTCGGTCGTCACTGCCAACCGCACCTGGGATGGTGCGGTGGTCTATCGCACCGCCGCCAAGGACTGGTCCGCCGACCTCTCGCAGGCCGCGATCGTGTGCAACTCCGATGACGCGAAAGCGTTGCTCGCGGAGTCCGTTGCTGATGACGTCGGCGCCGTGGGCGCCTATATCGCCCCGGTGCAGGTCGGCGACGACGGCAAGATCGAACCCGGCAATCTGCGCGAACAGATCCGCCGCACCGGTGTGACCATCGGGCAGCCGGTCCAGGCTTAA
- the cysG gene encoding siroheme synthase CysG, translated as MRFLPVFLDLKAGPVVLIGAGELLRAKLRVLAAAGARIRVHAIDGNHDLGGLAPDDVARIEFAVGDPLTADLAGVIAIVCAGAGDIGVAMSVRAKALGLPVNVMDDLEHSSFIFPAIVDRGDVVVAVGTGGTSPVVARRVREKIEALLPARIGELAEFIGGFRKSINERIAEFPLRRRFWERVIDGPIGASVLAGRKGEAEAALAQISDPSAFARAGKPEGSVTLVGAGPGDPDLLTIKALRALQDADIVFHDELVSVEILDRIRRDTTRVAVGRRVGKPGIGQDAINRRMIEAAQAGQRVVRLKGGDPFVFGRGGEEIEALRAAGVAYSIIPGITAGIGGAADFEVPLTYRHEATRVTFLTAHKARDAETVDWSTLTDTRMTVVVYMGMTAAPAVRAGLFAAGRSPETPVGVFARVTRPDAQAAIGTLRDLPELVRRTNGGPAILIIGEVVRHAGSLRRETPKQIISDLLDAAE; from the coding sequence ATGCGGTTCTTGCCGGTGTTCCTCGATCTCAAGGCCGGTCCGGTGGTTCTCATCGGCGCGGGCGAGCTTTTGCGCGCCAAGCTGCGCGTGCTCGCCGCAGCCGGTGCGCGCATCCGCGTGCATGCGATCGACGGCAATCATGACCTCGGCGGGCTTGCTCCCGACGACGTGGCGCGCATCGAATTCGCTGTCGGCGATCCGTTGACTGCCGACCTTGCTGGCGTCATCGCCATCGTCTGCGCCGGGGCGGGCGACATTGGGGTGGCGATGTCGGTTCGCGCCAAGGCGCTCGGCCTGCCCGTCAACGTGATGGACGACCTCGAGCATTCCAGCTTCATCTTCCCGGCAATCGTCGATCGCGGCGATGTCGTGGTCGCAGTCGGCACCGGCGGCACCTCGCCGGTGGTCGCGCGGCGCGTCCGCGAGAAGATCGAGGCACTGCTGCCGGCCCGCATCGGCGAGCTCGCCGAGTTCATCGGCGGCTTCCGCAAATCCATCAACGAGCGCATCGCCGAGTTTCCGCTGCGCCGCCGCTTCTGGGAGCGCGTGATCGATGGTCCGATCGGCGCCTCCGTGCTCGCCGGCCGCAAGGGCGAGGCGGAAGCTGCGCTTGCGCAAATTTCCGATCCGTCCGCCTTCGCACGCGCTGGCAAGCCGGAGGGCTCCGTGACGCTGGTTGGCGCCGGCCCCGGCGATCCTGATCTGCTCACCATCAAGGCGCTGCGCGCGTTGCAGGATGCCGATATCGTCTTTCATGACGAGCTGGTCTCGGTGGAAATTCTCGACCGCATCCGCCGCGACACCACCCGCGTTGCCGTCGGCCGCCGTGTCGGCAAGCCCGGCATCGGACAGGACGCCATCAACAGGCGGATGATCGAGGCCGCACAGGCCGGACAGCGCGTGGTGCGGCTGAAGGGCGGCGATCCCTTCGTGTTCGGCCGCGGGGGTGAAGAGATCGAAGCGCTGCGAGCGGCTGGCGTTGCCTATTCGATCATTCCCGGCATCACCGCTGGCATCGGCGGCGCCGCCGATTTCGAGGTGCCGCTCACCTACCGCCATGAAGCGACCCGCGTCACCTTCCTTACCGCGCACAAGGCGCGCGACGCCGAGACCGTCGACTGGTCGACGCTGACCGACACCAGGATGACCGTCGTCGTCTACATGGGCATGACTGCAGCGCCCGCCGTGCGCGCAGGCTTGTTCGCCGCGGGACGTTCACCAGAGACGCCGGTCGGCGTGTTTGCCCGCGTCACCCGGCCCGATGCACAAGCCGCGATCGGCACGCTGCGTGACCTGCCCGAGCTCGTCAGGCGGACCAATGGCGGTCCTGCCATTCTCATCATCGGCGAGGTGGTCCGGCATGCCGGTTCCCTTCGCCGTGAAACCCCCAAGCAAATCATCTCAGACCTGTTGGATGCAGCCGAATGA
- the cysD gene encoding sulfate adenylyltransferase subunit CysD, translating to MDHLDQLEAQSIYIFREAFARLKKIALLWSLGKDSNVMIWLARKAFFGRMPFPALHVDTGKKFPEMYRFRDHYGKEWELDLRVDPCPPIDAVDPTLPPAARSAARKTEGLKMALAKYGFDGLIAGIRRDEEATRAKERVFSPRGLEGNWDVRDQPPEFWDQFNASPPPGAHLRIHPILHWTEADIWAYTKRENIPIIPLYLSQNGKRYRSLGDADITFPVNSTAANIDEILIELEQTKVPERAGRALDHETEDAFERLRVAGYL from the coding sequence ATGGACCACCTCGATCAGCTCGAGGCGCAGAGCATCTACATCTTCCGGGAAGCCTTCGCCCGGCTGAAGAAGATCGCCCTGCTGTGGTCGCTCGGCAAGGATTCCAACGTCATGATCTGGCTGGCGCGCAAGGCGTTCTTCGGCCGCATGCCGTTCCCGGCCCTTCACGTCGATACCGGCAAGAAGTTTCCGGAGATGTATCGCTTCCGCGATCACTACGGGAAAGAGTGGGAGCTCGACCTCCGCGTCGATCCCTGCCCGCCGATCGATGCCGTCGATCCGACCTTGCCGCCGGCGGCGCGGTCGGCCGCGCGCAAGACCGAAGGTCTGAAGATGGCGCTCGCCAAATACGGCTTCGACGGCCTGATCGCCGGCATCCGTCGCGACGAGGAGGCGACGCGCGCCAAGGAGCGCGTGTTCTCGCCGCGCGGGCTCGAAGGCAATTGGGACGTGCGCGACCAGCCGCCGGAATTCTGGGACCAGTTCAACGCCTCGCCGCCCCCGGGCGCGCATCTGCGCATCCATCCGATCCTGCATTGGACCGAGGCCGACATCTGGGCCTACACCAAGCGCGAGAACATTCCGATCATCCCGCTCTATCTGTCGCAGAACGGCAAGCGCTACCGCTCATTGGGCGATGCCGACATCACCTTCCCGGTGAATTCGACGGCGGCGAACATCGACGAGATCCTGATCGAGCTCGAACAGACCAAGGTGCCGGAGCGCGCCGGCCGCGCGCTCGACCACGAGACCGAGGACGCCTTCGAGCGCCTGCGCGTCGCCGGCTATCTCTGA